In the Burkholderia multivorans ATCC BAA-247 genome, CAGCCGCGCGACCGGCACGCCGAGCGCGAGCGCCGCCGCGTCGCCGCGCAGCAGCACGTTCAGCTGCGGCGCGGCCGGCAGCGCGACGGCGGCGGCGAGCAGCAGCGCACCCCACGCGAACCATGGCGCGCTCGCGCCGTTCAGATCGCCGGTCAACCAGAACAGGATGCCGCGCAGCCGCGCATCGGGCGCGATCGACAGCAGCAGCGTGACGAGCGCGCCCCAGCCGGCGGCCATCACGACGCCGGTCAGCAGCAGCCGCGGCGATGCGTCGCGCGATTCGCCGCGCCACAGTTCGCGACGTGCGAGGCCAAGCACGAGCGCGATCGACACGAGCGCACCGGCGAACGCCGATGCATCGACGAGCCACCACGCACCGCCCGCAATCATCGCGGCGAGCGCGAAGCCGGCCGCGCCGCCCGACACGCCGAGCACGTACGGCTCCGCGAGCGGATTGCGCAGCAGGACCTGCAACAGCGCGCCGGCGAGCGCGAGCAACGCGCCGCACGCGAAGCCGGCCAACGCACGCGGAAGCCGCAGCGTGCGCACGATGTCGGCGAACAGCGCAGCATCGCCCGTCGCGTCGCTGCCGTGCGGCACGAGCGCCGCGAGCGCCTGCCACGGCGACATCGCCACGCTGCCGATCGACAGCGACGCGACGAGCAGTAGCGCGGCGGCGGCCGCGAGCGCGGCCCAGATCGCGGCGGCGCGACGCGCGTTCATACGGCGCGCAGCGCACGGCATGCCGTGCGCTGCGTGTGCGCGCGAATGCGCG is a window encoding:
- a CDS encoding FecCD family ABC transporter permease, translating into MNARRAAAIWAALAAAAALLLVASLSIGSVAMSPWQALAALVPHGSDATGDAALFADIVRTLRLPRALAGFACGALLALAGALLQVLLRNPLAEPYVLGVSGGAAGFALAAMIAGGAWWLVDASAFAGALVSIALVLGLARRELWRGESRDASPRLLLTGVVMAAGWGALVTLLLSIAPDARLRGILFWLTGDLNGASAPWFAWGALLLAAAVALPAAPQLNVLLRGDAAALALGVPVARLRVRVYLAASLAAAAAVTTAGTIGFVGLVVPHALRLAFGNDQRMLLPAAMLAGGSGVMAADLLARSAIAPAQLPVGVMTALIGVPVFLWMLLRRPTR